The genomic region TATACTGCACATACTGTGTATGTACatttttgttttgcatgactgtgatTGCCTTTTCAGTGGttatcttccatgcctggaatactctccctacAAAAATACACCTAGCAGctcccctagcttccttcagaacTCATCTCAAATCGACCTTTTGCAGGAGGCTTTTCCCAGTTCCCAATTGCTGTTGCCTTCATTTGAGATCACAAATCTTTTACATACATAGTAGTTTGTATGTTTAGTCTTCcagtggaatgtgagctccttgaggactgggaCTCTGTTTTGCCTTTTATTCCCAGGTTTAGTACAGTACCTCCAacataataagctcttaataaacgCTGGTTGACTGCCTACCCCAAAGACAGAACCTAGgattctattttgttatttttaaaatacattttttgatCCCTACCTGCATATATTACTTTtttatccctctctcccctccccagctcctcaactttaagaaatattttgctttccccccacctcttcccattcttctgcccagtttgtccttttccttttcaagttcttttttcaaatttcaaacaTTTGTTATTTCACCCTCTATTAGGTGAAATAGTACACCATCTTTAAGATATACCTCAGAAGCTCCAACATTTTTAATCACCTCCCTAGAGTTAGTTAACTGATTTATTCTTTTATACCTTAATTGCATTCGATCTTGATtacctttaaaaacattttaatttgctTGACCTCTTTgcatgttttgatttcttcagaaAGTTTCTGACCTCATTGGagaagctcatttttttttatggaaaaaaaaaagccattttgcAGGATAGGTTAAGGGTACTACCCAATTTCCCTTTGCTGTTCAGTATAATTCATTAAAGTATCTTTTTGAGACACTTGGTGGTATATAAGTTAGAGCTCTGGagtttgaatccaaatctttccATTCTATCTTTAATTTACTAGCTATCTGACACTAAGCAAGTTACTTAGTCTTAAACAAGTCTCTTAGAgtctcatttcttcatttgtagaatggggataacagagttgtgaggatcgagTCACCTAatattattaaatttcttttcctaagtACTCTTATTCAACTTGCTGGAGAGGGGGGTGGGGTTGAAGTAAggcagtctttgtcctcaaggaactcacattacAGTCTGGGAGTGGGGGAAACTctaacatatataacacataagtTACTGCATAATAGTGCATATTAGCGAATAATAAAGTAGCACATAACGtcacaggatcaaagatttagagctgatgaAGAAATaatcttgcccaagatcacaaaaatATGACAATAATATTCAGCACCTACTCCGTGCAAGGCACAAATTGGAAAACGAAAAATAATCTAAGAAGTATATGGTCGAGCAGCAAGTCAAATTCCTATCTTCTGACTCATAAAACTTTCTTgaggaagtggcatttgattTGAACTTTTAAAGCGAGAAAAAACCCAAAGGCTAGAGatgtattttatttaactttccgtcaaaaaaaaaaaagtcaggcgGCTGGGTTTTTGATCATTCTTGTAACCTTCCACTTTCTCATCTATGATGCTTTTCCAGAGATCCAGAGATGCCACGTTCCTGCTACACTCATGCAAGTTTCCTGTTCCTCAGAAGCTAGGCTTGGAAGGATGACGTGTCGTTATTGCAGAAGGTCAGCGACGAGGACAAGAATGCTCCTGTATTGGGGCTCCGTCACTTCGTAAAGTGGGTTCCCCAAGATTTGGTCCACCTGATATAGACTGACTACTCCCCTCAGTTTGGCCCCAATGCAAATAGCACCTGGGCACCTGCGCTCCAACTCATCAGCCCGCGCCGGATGGGAAGGGGCGGGACTACTACAACGGAGTGACGGTGTTCCCGCTCAATGGGCTACAGGAGGCTTTGGTAGGACGCCTCGAGACGTGACTGATAGGCACCAaccagaagggagggaaggcggGATGAGAGCTGGAGGGCAGAGACGTTTGCCAGCAGTGTCACAATCTACGCCGCCTAGGCTGGAACCCAGCTGCCACCTGCGTCGTTCCGGGGCCAGCGAGGAGAGGGGGCTTCGCGAGGATGAGCGCGGAAGGGGGACAGGCTGGCTCAAGCTTCGGGAGGAGAGCGGGGCAAGGGTACTGAAGCTGAGGCACGCTCCCTCTGGACCCACTGTACTGAATGGCGAGAGCGCGGAGCACCGAGAGCTGGGTCTCCTAGCGGCGGGGGAGCTGCCTGTGCCGAGGCTGCTGAAAAGGAGAATGGGCCGCGCCAGGGCAGCGTGGGGCCGCTGAGAACTGCGGCGGCTCCGTTGCGTTAGGGCCTCGGGACGGCCCCAGCCCCCACCTCCCGCCGGGCCAGGGATGAGTTAGCCCGAGGGATTGCGGGGGGCTTGGTTGCTGCTACGGGCGGGGGACTACGGCGATCTAGCGCGCCTGCCGAAGCCAAGACTCCGCGTGACCGGACGCCGCTAGCTATCCCGCTCCCTCCTCCCCGACCCGCGGCCCCGGAGACCATGAGGTTCCGCATCTACAAGCGGAAGGTGCTGATTCTGACGCTGGTGGTGGCCGCCTGCGGATTCGTCTTCTGGAACAGCAACGGACGCCAGCGGAAGAATGAGGCCTTCGCCGGCTCGGCGCCCGCCCCAGCGCGGGCTGCAGGCCCCGGCGACCTCCGCAGGTTTCCCAACGGCACGGCCGCCCCGCCGCCCGAGGTGGACAACATGACGCTGGTGTACCGGTCGCTGGTGTACCAGGTGAACTTTGACCAGACGCTAAGAAACGCGGCGGCTGGGGGAGCGGGAGCCGGCGGTGGGGGAGGAGGCGGCGGAGGCGCCGCCGGGGGCCCGGCGCAGCTGGAGCCGGAGCTGGTGCTGGTGGTCCAGGTGCACAACCGGCCCGACTACCTCAAGCTGCTGCTGGACTCGCTTCGTAGGGTCCAAGGCATCAGTAACCTCTTAGTCATCTTTAGCCACGATTTTTGGTCGGCCGAGATCAATCAGCTGATTGCCGAGGTAGATTTCTGCCCAGTGCTgcaggtctttttccctttcagCATCCAGCTGTACCCCCACGAGTTCCCCGGAAACGATCCCAAAGATTGTCCCCGAGACCTGCAGAAGAAAGCAGCTTTGAAAATGGGCTGCATTAACGCGGAATATCCGGACTCGTTCGGCCATTACCGAGAGGCCAAGTTTTCCCAAACCAAACACCACTGGTGGTGGAAGCTGCATTTTGTTTGGGAGAGGGTCAAGATTCTACG from Trichosurus vulpecula isolate mTriVul1 chromosome 8, mTriVul1.pri, whole genome shotgun sequence harbors:
- the MGAT2 gene encoding alpha-1,6-mannosyl-glycoprotein 2-beta-N-acetylglucosaminyltransferase, which gives rise to MRFRIYKRKVLILTLVVAACGFVFWNSNGRQRKNEAFAGSAPAPARAAGPGDLRRFPNGTAAPPPEVDNMTLVYRSLVYQVNFDQTLRNAAAGGAGAGGGGGGGGGAAGGPAQLEPELVLVVQVHNRPDYLKLLLDSLRRVQGISNLLVIFSHDFWSAEINQLIAEVDFCPVLQVFFPFSIQLYPHEFPGNDPKDCPRDLQKKAALKMGCINAEYPDSFGHYREAKFSQTKHHWWWKLHFVWERVKILRDYAGLMVFLEEDHYLAPDFFHVLKKMWKLKPQECPECDVLSLGSYSVSRSFFGKADKVEVKTWKSTEHNMGLVLTRDTYHKLIECTEVFCTYDDYNWDWTLQYLTTTCFKNFWKVMVPEVPRIYHAGDCGMHHKEPCRPSTQSAQIELLLNKNKQYLFPKTLSIIKKYAMAPLLPHGKNGGWGDIRDHELCKSYRRLQ